Proteins encoded within one genomic window of Hahella chejuensis KCTC 2396:
- a CDS encoding Lrp/AsnC family transcriptional regulator has translation MKEKLVKIDRIDRKILECLQKDGGLSNQELAEKVGLSPSPCLRRVRALEEAGIILRRVTLLERKKLGLSLTVIIQISMDRHTPERFEEFENQVKESPEVQECYLITGQEADYMLKVVVPDMDAYQVFLLNKITRIPGVSGVHSSFVLRRVVDNTELPLGYL, from the coding sequence ATGAAAGAGAAGCTTGTCAAAATCGATCGAATTGATCGCAAAATCTTGGAGTGCCTACAAAAGGACGGCGGGTTATCCAACCAGGAACTGGCGGAAAAAGTGGGGCTGTCGCCGTCGCCCTGTCTGCGTCGGGTGCGTGCGCTGGAAGAAGCGGGCATTATCCTGCGGCGGGTGACTTTGTTGGAGCGTAAGAAGCTGGGGTTATCGTTGACGGTAATTATCCAGATCAGCATGGATCGCCATACGCCTGAGCGCTTTGAAGAGTTCGAAAATCAGGTTAAAGAGTCCCCAGAAGTTCAGGAGTGCTATCTGATAACCGGGCAGGAGGCGGACTACATGCTGAAAGTAGTGGTGCCGGACATGGATGCGTATCAAGTGTTCCTCCTGAACAAGATCACCCGCATTCCCGGGGTGAGCGGCGTGCATTCCAGCTTCGTTCTGCGCAGGGTGGTGGACAACACGGAATTGCCATTGGGATATTTGTAA
- the leuA gene encoding 2-isopropylmalate synthase: protein MAFDHRKYRPFTPIRKADRRWPDQVIEQAPIWCAVDLRDGNQALIKPMNVSQKQRLFDLLVKCGFKEIEIGFPAASQPDFDFCRKLIEENRIPDDVTIQVLTQARPELIARTYEALQGARQAIVHVYNSTSTVQREQVFGLDREGIKAIAVRGAEEVLAHAEKHPETQWSFEYSPESFTGTELDFAVEVVNAVNAVWRPENGRKVIINLPATVEMATPNVFADQIEWMCDNIHQREHVIVSVHTHNDRGCGVAAAELAVMAGADRVEGTLLGNGERTGNMDLVTMAMNLYSQGIDPMLDLSDMSEITDTVEACTEISTHPRHPYAGDLVFTAFSGSHQDAIRKCLHKRKEDDAWNVAYLPIDPSDLGRRYEEVVRINSQSGKGGVAHVLERDYNISLPRWLQIEFAKVVQHEAESEGGEIDSRTIHRLFEERYLSTPKGWRLRTYDMHRTDEAVQVQIEFGDDAIISGIRGQGHGGVEAVAAALESRYRISIAVEAYDEFALGEGTDANALACIKVMINGAPFSAAALAEDTTTATLQALLSTVGRHAQIAADNSQREAV from the coding sequence ATGGCTTTCGACCACCGCAAGTATCGTCCATTCACTCCTATCCGTAAGGCGGACCGCCGCTGGCCGGATCAGGTTATCGAACAAGCTCCCATCTGGTGCGCAGTCGACCTGCGTGACGGCAATCAGGCTTTGATCAAGCCAATGAACGTCAGCCAGAAACAGCGACTGTTCGACCTGCTCGTGAAGTGCGGGTTTAAGGAAATTGAAATCGGCTTCCCTGCGGCCAGTCAGCCGGACTTTGACTTCTGCCGCAAACTGATCGAAGAAAATCGCATTCCTGACGACGTCACCATCCAGGTGCTGACGCAGGCGCGTCCCGAGTTGATCGCGCGCACTTATGAAGCACTGCAGGGAGCCAGGCAAGCAATCGTTCACGTTTATAATTCTACGTCCACCGTACAGCGCGAGCAGGTATTCGGTTTAGATCGCGAAGGCATCAAAGCCATCGCGGTGCGCGGCGCTGAGGAAGTGTTGGCGCATGCGGAGAAGCATCCGGAAACCCAATGGAGTTTTGAATACTCACCGGAAAGCTTCACTGGCACGGAACTGGACTTCGCCGTCGAAGTCGTTAACGCCGTGAACGCCGTCTGGCGTCCGGAGAACGGCCGCAAAGTCATCATCAACCTTCCCGCCACGGTTGAGATGGCGACTCCTAACGTCTTCGCCGACCAGATCGAATGGATGTGCGACAACATCCATCAACGGGAACACGTGATTGTCAGCGTGCATACTCACAATGACCGCGGCTGCGGCGTAGCGGCGGCGGAGCTGGCGGTAATGGCGGGCGCAGACAGAGTCGAGGGAACCCTGCTGGGCAACGGTGAACGCACCGGCAACATGGATTTGGTCACGATGGCCATGAACCTGTATTCGCAAGGCATTGATCCCATGCTGGATCTATCCGATATGTCCGAGATTACCGACACTGTCGAAGCTTGCACTGAGATCAGTACACACCCGCGTCATCCTTATGCAGGCGATTTGGTTTTCACCGCGTTCTCCGGCAGCCACCAAGACGCCATCCGTAAGTGCCTGCACAAACGTAAAGAAGACGACGCCTGGAATGTGGCGTATCTGCCTATCGATCCCTCGGACCTGGGCAGACGCTATGAAGAAGTTGTGCGCATCAACAGCCAGTCCGGCAAAGGCGGCGTCGCCCACGTACTGGAGCGCGATTACAACATCAGTCTGCCACGCTGGTTGCAAATCGAATTCGCCAAAGTCGTGCAGCATGAAGCGGAGTCAGAAGGCGGCGAAATCGACTCCCGCACCATTCATCGCTTGTTCGAGGAACGCTATCTGAGCACGCCCAAAGGATGGCGGTTACGCACCTACGACATGCATAGAACCGACGAAGCCGTTCAGGTGCAAATTGAATTCGGCGACGACGCCATCATCTCCGGCATCCGTGGCCAAGGTCACGGCGGCGTGGAGGCGGTGGCCGCCGCACTGGAGAGTCGCTATCGCATCAGCATCGCAGTGGAGGCTTACGACGAATTCGCGCTTGGCGAAGGTACAGACGCCAATGCTCTCGCCTGCATCAAGGTCATGATCAACGGGGCGCCATTCAGCGCCGCTGCTTTGGCGGAAGACACCACCACCGCCACGCTGCAGGCATTGTTGTCGACGGTGGGCAGACACGCCCAGATTGCTGCAGACAACAGTCAAAGGGAAGCCGTCTAA
- the codA gene encoding cytosine deaminase, which produces MKYVTNVRLRGQDGLYAIQINQGDISAILPMAELPQTDVEILLDAGERLVSAPFVEPHIHLDATGTAGEPSWNMSGTLFEGIERWSERKAMVTHDDVKQRTRRTLKMLTQYGVQAVRSHVDVTDPTLTALEALLEIKQEIAPWIELQLVAFPQEGILSYPNGVQLMEKAVEMGVDVVGGIPHFEFTRDYGVESVKILMDLAQKYDRLVDVHCDEIDDPGSRFLEVLAAEALKRDMGHRVTASHTTAMHSYDNAYCSRLFRLLKMSQINFVSCPTESIHLQGRFDNFPKRRGVTRVKELLEAGLNVGLGQDSIQDPWYSLGNGNLLRTLDFALHICHMMGYDDYRNALDLISHNSAKVLNIQDRYGVEVGKPANFILLDGPDDYEVLRRQSVVTASIRAGDIIMRQTPAVVTQNIQL; this is translated from the coding sequence ATGAAATACGTCACCAACGTCCGTTTACGCGGCCAAGACGGTTTGTACGCCATTCAGATTAACCAGGGCGATATCAGCGCCATATTGCCCATGGCGGAGCTTCCGCAAACTGACGTGGAAATATTGTTGGACGCCGGCGAGCGTCTTGTCAGCGCGCCTTTTGTCGAACCACACATACACCTGGACGCGACAGGAACCGCGGGCGAGCCTAGTTGGAACATGAGCGGCACATTGTTTGAGGGCATAGAGCGCTGGTCTGAGCGCAAAGCGATGGTAACGCATGACGACGTCAAGCAACGCACGCGCCGCACTCTGAAAATGTTGACTCAATACGGCGTGCAGGCGGTACGCTCGCATGTGGATGTCACCGACCCCACACTGACTGCACTGGAAGCTTTGCTTGAAATAAAGCAGGAGATCGCGCCATGGATTGAACTGCAACTGGTGGCGTTTCCACAGGAAGGCATTCTTTCCTACCCCAATGGCGTTCAGTTGATGGAAAAGGCGGTGGAAATGGGCGTCGACGTCGTCGGCGGCATTCCCCATTTCGAGTTCACCCGCGACTATGGCGTGGAGTCAGTCAAAATCCTTATGGATCTGGCGCAAAAATACGACCGCCTTGTCGACGTGCACTGCGACGAAATAGACGATCCAGGTTCCAGGTTCCTGGAAGTACTGGCGGCGGAAGCCTTGAAGCGCGATATGGGGCATCGGGTAACCGCCAGCCACACCACGGCGATGCACTCCTACGACAACGCTTACTGCAGCCGCCTGTTTCGCCTGCTGAAAATGTCTCAAATCAACTTTGTTTCCTGTCCGACGGAGAGCATCCATCTACAAGGTCGATTCGATAACTTCCCTAAGCGTCGCGGCGTTACTCGGGTGAAAGAGCTGTTGGAGGCGGGCCTCAATGTCGGCCTTGGGCAGGATTCCATTCAGGACCCCTGGTACTCCCTCGGCAACGGCAATCTGCTGCGCACTTTGGACTTCGCGCTGCACATATGCCATATGATGGGCTATGACGACTACCGCAATGCGCTGGACCTGATCAGTCATAACAGCGCCAAAGTGCTGAACATTCAGGACCGTTACGGCGTAGAAGTCGGCAAGCCCGCCAACTTCATCTTATTGGACGGCCCCGATGACTACGAAGTGTTGCGCCGCCAAAGCGTCGTAACCGCATCCATTCGCGCAGGCGACATCATCATGCGACAAACACCCGCTGTGGTGACGCAAAACATTCAACTTTAG
- a CDS encoding YebG family protein — MAVVTLYMSDRDPSQQMFKSKKEADEHDKKLELAEGVSHFLAQRLTSLNEGLAEEIGMLVANHKEAFATAFKGKVDVLFEESPEPAPNAEEETKDNAKVKESGKVRAIAGKG, encoded by the coding sequence ATGGCCGTAGTGACCCTGTATATGAGTGACAGAGACCCATCACAACAGATGTTTAAATCCAAGAAAGAAGCTGATGAGCATGACAAAAAGCTTGAGCTCGCCGAGGGCGTGTCTCATTTTCTGGCGCAACGCCTGACTTCTCTGAACGAGGGGCTTGCGGAAGAAATTGGCATGCTGGTCGCCAATCACAAGGAGGCGTTCGCAACAGCGTTTAAAGGCAAGGTGGATGTCTTGTTTGAAGAGTCGCCTGAGCCTGCTCCCAATGCTGAGGAAGAAACGAAAGATAACGCCAAGGTCAAAGAAAGCGGCAAGGTGCGGGCGATAGCCGGCAAGGGCTGA
- a CDS encoding sensor histidine kinase encodes MLMLKNRLAVNAYQPDIVAYKESKAANASRSGEKHPFLNALPYPAVVHSHQGEFIACNTLFLREFSSDPKTLARLTSHRDSFLQLFQPVEAKDAHLKGDAFSLQAHCGETNAFYALNSAPFYDAEGERLLLSVQRVEEPSLLLLRPEDMHAQLQQASKSMSIGEMATALTHELNQPIGAILNYLNAAKLLLEKHTGVDKPEEAVQLAIRQAHQAAAVVARIRKFVTSREPRADEISLRQLASGVLELLQLETHRSQVKPRLLIAADIPCVCVDRIMIEQTLGNLIRNAMDAMRDTPIQEREFIVDAQVIAEGWVEVSVTDRGCGIPQHFRNRLFTPFFTTKPDGMGAGLSISKSFIELHRGTLRFKDNPSGGSVFLFTLPLASTATPCTPS; translated from the coding sequence ATGCTTATGTTAAAAAACAGGCTTGCAGTCAATGCTTATCAGCCTGACATCGTTGCGTACAAAGAATCCAAAGCCGCCAACGCCTCCCGCAGCGGTGAAAAACATCCTTTCTTGAACGCACTCCCCTATCCCGCCGTTGTGCATTCTCACCAAGGCGAGTTCATAGCCTGCAATACCCTGTTTTTACGTGAATTTAGTAGCGACCCAAAGACTCTGGCTCGCCTGACGTCTCACCGCGACTCATTTTTACAACTGTTCCAGCCTGTGGAAGCCAAAGATGCGCACCTGAAAGGCGACGCATTTTCACTGCAAGCGCACTGCGGCGAAACCAACGCGTTTTATGCGCTAAACAGCGCGCCGTTTTATGACGCCGAAGGCGAGAGGTTGTTGTTGTCCGTACAGAGAGTGGAAGAGCCTTCACTGCTGCTATTGCGACCTGAAGACATGCACGCCCAATTACAGCAAGCCTCCAAAAGCATGTCGATCGGCGAGATGGCGACAGCCTTGACCCACGAGTTAAACCAACCCATCGGCGCGATTCTCAATTACCTTAACGCCGCCAAGTTACTACTTGAAAAGCATACCGGCGTAGACAAGCCGGAAGAGGCCGTACAGCTTGCGATTCGACAGGCCCATCAGGCCGCCGCAGTCGTTGCCCGCATACGTAAATTCGTGACGTCGCGAGAGCCCCGTGCAGATGAAATTTCACTGCGCCAGCTGGCCAGCGGCGTGCTGGAGTTGCTCCAGCTTGAAACCCACCGGAGCCAGGTGAAGCCCCGCCTCCTGATAGCGGCGGACATACCCTGTGTTTGCGTGGATAGAATTATGATCGAGCAAACTCTGGGAAATTTGATTCGCAACGCCATGGACGCCATGCGCGACACACCTATCCAAGAGCGTGAGTTCATTGTAGACGCCCAAGTCATTGCCGAAGGCTGGGTCGAAGTCAGCGTTACAGACAGGGGCTGCGGCATACCCCAGCATTTCCGCAACCGTCTGTTTACTCCCTTCTTCACCACCAAACCTGATGGCATGGGCGCGGGTCTCTCTATCAGCAAGTCCTTTATCGAGCTTCATCGTGGAACTTTAAGATTCAAGGACAACCCTTCTGGAGGCTCCGTTTTCTTATTCACTTTGCCGCTGGCCTCAACAGCGACGCCCTGTACGCCCTCCTGA
- a CDS encoding response regulator transcription factor has product MNAAQILLVDDNEDFRRSTVWMLEAAGLQVEDFNRAAGLLARLQQLEDAGVPLSDKCVVTDLRMPDMNGLELMEELRTRRLSVPVVLITGHADVTLAVSAMRMGAANFLEKPFENSILVETVKSAISEPGSALRNPQAAKEKLGRLSPRERQVLTHVCAGKLNKTIADILGISVKTVELHRANMASKLGARNVQDLVRLSLGYE; this is encoded by the coding sequence ATGAACGCAGCACAAATTTTACTAGTAGACGATAACGAAGATTTTCGCCGCTCCACAGTCTGGATGCTGGAAGCGGCTGGCTTGCAAGTGGAAGATTTCAATCGGGCCGCTGGCCTGCTAGCGAGACTTCAACAACTGGAAGACGCAGGCGTTCCATTAAGCGATAAATGTGTCGTGACCGACCTGCGCATGCCTGACATGAACGGGCTGGAACTGATGGAGGAGTTACGCACCCGTCGTCTTTCCGTTCCCGTCGTTCTTATAACCGGACATGCCGACGTTACTTTAGCCGTTAGCGCCATGCGCATGGGCGCAGCGAACTTTCTGGAAAAGCCTTTTGAAAACTCCATCCTGGTGGAAACTGTGAAAAGCGCGATTTCAGAACCCGGGTCCGCCCTGCGCAATCCGCAGGCGGCCAAGGAAAAGCTGGGACGCTTATCTCCCAGAGAACGCCAAGTGTTGACCCATGTTTGCGCCGGAAAGCTGAATAAGACCATTGCGGATATCCTTGGAATTAGCGTGAAAACCGTCGAGCTGCATCGCGCCAACATGGCTAGCAAACTGGGCGCCCGCAACGTGCAGGACTTAGTCAGGCTTTCTCTGGGTTACGAGTAA
- a CDS encoding DUF6683 family protein, which translates to MRVPGILYSIFLPLLCLWGHTANASSEALDDIAGSMNSAFEMALSEVGDAASAAGGDKGAVPEKGAFFTPSKAVSAEIKEKMIAEMLKKAPADKEAELRAAFAEINILQLMGDAVKKDGYQANDLALAMAAWVTTSFSILNDQETNDAEDRAVWKQFRQVIATNPSLAELSDRDKQITAETLYWYSALAANDYQQAKAGTPGWKLDEVKDYVKRDLKARKIHPELVTISAEGGLVARK; encoded by the coding sequence ATGAGAGTTCCTGGGATTCTATATTCCATTTTTTTACCGTTGTTGTGCCTTTGGGGGCATACCGCTAATGCCTCCAGCGAGGCACTGGACGATATCGCCGGTTCGATGAATTCCGCATTCGAAATGGCGTTGAGTGAGGTGGGAGATGCAGCTTCAGCTGCTGGTGGCGATAAAGGAGCCGTGCCTGAAAAGGGGGCGTTTTTCACCCCATCAAAAGCAGTCAGCGCCGAGATCAAAGAAAAAATGATCGCAGAAATGCTGAAGAAGGCGCCTGCCGACAAGGAAGCTGAATTGCGTGCGGCATTCGCTGAGATCAATATTCTGCAGTTGATGGGCGATGCGGTGAAAAAGGACGGTTATCAGGCCAATGATCTGGCTTTGGCGATGGCTGCCTGGGTCACCACCTCCTTTAGCATCCTCAATGATCAGGAAACCAATGACGCTGAAGATCGTGCGGTATGGAAGCAGTTTCGCCAAGTGATTGCGACAAATCCTTCACTTGCCGAACTCTCTGATCGGGACAAACAAATTACGGCGGAGACGCTGTACTGGTATTCCGCGCTTGCCGCCAACGACTACCAGCAAGCCAAAGCAGGGACTCCCGGTTGGAAGCTGGATGAGGTCAAAGACTATGTAAAGCGTGATCTCAAAGCGCGCAAAATTCACCCCGAACTGGTTACGATTTCCGCCGAGGGTGGTTTGGTCGCTCGTAAGTAA
- a CDS encoding cation-translocating P-type ATPase, with amino-acid sequence MNGLHIPQRPSSAPEEIISGLPHVTPPDCWHASPADRTLAAMKSTADGLSSPEAEERLHRHGANIIAEQSGEKAWRRLLRQFNNPLIYVLLLSAAITLIMRHWLDASVILMVVIINGLIGYLQEGRAEKALQAIRRMVTFTVSVRRDGRLQSLPASVLVPGDIVLLQAGDRAPADMRLIQTSDLHISEAVLTGESEAASKQTLPTPADTELAGRTCMAYAGSLVTRGQGHGVVVATGENTEFGKISALLRQVNAIETPLLKQMAEFSAKLSWWILLLSVVCFMTGYWLRDYSAADMFLAAVGLAVAAIPEGLPAILTITLALGVQMMAKRNAIVRRMPAVETLGAVTVICTDKTGTLTQNEMTVISLDLRENSMGVSGAGYDPHGEITLGERLIDVQNHPELARLSLTALLCNDADIHKQDDIWTPHGDPTEAALVTFAAKAGWDGGQARKEHPRLDVLPFSSDNLFMATLHHDSAGNHFICIKGAPERVLQLCSKTLSKEETLRWSERFNQRAAQGQRLLAFAYIAAPDAMSALPPQLPLQDIQFLGAVAMIDPPREETAPALAKTLQAGIVVKMITGDNPKTAQAIAESIHLPVGDGVVTGADIDNMDNDALKAAALRCNIFARTTPLHKLRLVEALQQSGEIVAMTGDGVNDAPALKRASIGVAMGRQGTEVAKEAAQIILLDDNFSTITAAVEEGRRIFDNFKKAIVFVLPTSCGEALMILAAVVLGVAMPITPVQILWINMITAVTLALALSFEPAERNIMARPPRRPGESLLDPLLLWRVLSVSLIMVLGSFGLFGWTQANGATLDHARTIAVNTLVMFEIFYLFNTRMLMENITSWRQLTSNRMALYSVAVLLLFQLLFTYAPPMQSLFGSTALSPSDWLAIAVVGSSVFVITEIEKFVMSIVKDQKNSD; translated from the coding sequence GTGAACGGACTTCATATTCCTCAACGCCCCTCATCCGCCCCTGAAGAGATCATTTCAGGTCTCCCACATGTGACGCCGCCGGACTGCTGGCATGCATCGCCAGCGGATAGAACGCTGGCCGCCATGAAGTCCACCGCGGACGGCCTGAGCTCCCCCGAGGCGGAGGAGCGGTTGCATCGTCACGGCGCAAACATCATCGCGGAACAGTCTGGAGAAAAGGCCTGGCGACGGTTGTTGCGCCAGTTCAATAATCCGCTCATTTACGTCCTGCTGCTATCCGCCGCCATTACCTTGATTATGCGCCACTGGCTGGACGCCAGTGTAATCTTGATGGTGGTGATCATTAATGGGCTGATCGGCTATCTACAAGAAGGTCGCGCCGAGAAGGCCTTACAGGCCATCAGGCGCATGGTCACGTTTACCGTCAGCGTGCGCCGGGACGGGCGCCTGCAGTCTCTCCCGGCCAGCGTCCTGGTTCCTGGCGACATCGTGCTCTTGCAGGCTGGCGATCGCGCTCCCGCCGATATGCGCCTCATTCAAACCAGCGACCTGCATATCAGTGAAGCGGTGCTGACAGGGGAGTCGGAAGCGGCTAGCAAGCAAACGCTCCCTACCCCCGCTGACACTGAACTTGCCGGTCGCACCTGCATGGCATACGCAGGCTCCCTGGTGACTCGCGGCCAGGGGCATGGCGTTGTCGTCGCCACGGGAGAAAACACAGAATTCGGCAAGATCAGCGCCCTGCTGCGTCAGGTCAACGCCATTGAAACGCCGTTGCTGAAGCAGATGGCGGAATTCAGCGCAAAATTATCCTGGTGGATTCTTTTGCTTTCCGTCGTGTGTTTCATGACGGGATACTGGCTACGCGACTACAGCGCCGCGGACATGTTTCTGGCGGCGGTGGGACTGGCCGTCGCGGCAATCCCGGAAGGACTGCCCGCGATCCTCACTATCACACTGGCCCTCGGCGTCCAGATGATGGCGAAACGTAACGCGATCGTACGTCGCATGCCTGCGGTGGAGACGCTGGGGGCAGTCACCGTTATCTGCACCGATAAGACTGGCACTCTGACCCAGAATGAAATGACCGTGATCAGTCTCGATTTACGCGAAAACAGTATGGGGGTTTCCGGCGCCGGTTACGACCCGCATGGAGAAATCACCCTCGGTGAACGCCTGATCGACGTACAGAATCATCCTGAGCTGGCGCGCCTGAGTCTGACAGCGCTGCTCTGCAACGACGCTGACATCCATAAACAGGATGATATCTGGACGCCTCATGGAGACCCTACTGAGGCGGCCTTGGTGACGTTCGCCGCCAAAGCCGGCTGGGACGGCGGGCAAGCCCGAAAAGAGCATCCCAGGCTGGATGTGCTGCCGTTCAGTTCCGATAACCTCTTCATGGCGACGCTCCATCATGATAGCGCCGGAAACCACTTTATCTGCATTAAAGGCGCCCCTGAAAGAGTCCTGCAGCTTTGTTCGAAAACGCTGTCCAAAGAAGAAACACTGCGTTGGAGCGAACGCTTCAATCAACGTGCGGCGCAAGGACAACGTCTACTGGCCTTCGCTTACATCGCGGCGCCCGACGCCATGTCAGCCCTGCCACCCCAGCTGCCGCTGCAGGACATACAGTTTCTCGGCGCCGTCGCCATGATTGATCCTCCCCGCGAAGAAACCGCTCCTGCGCTGGCGAAAACCTTGCAGGCGGGCATCGTGGTCAAAATGATCACGGGGGATAACCCCAAAACCGCGCAGGCCATTGCTGAATCCATCCATCTTCCCGTCGGTGATGGCGTCGTCACTGGCGCAGACATCGACAACATGGATAACGACGCGTTGAAGGCGGCGGCCCTGCGCTGCAACATCTTCGCCCGCACCACGCCATTGCACAAATTGCGGCTGGTGGAGGCGCTGCAACAGTCGGGAGAAATCGTCGCCATGACCGGCGACGGCGTCAACGACGCGCCTGCGCTGAAACGCGCGAGTATTGGCGTCGCCATGGGACGCCAGGGAACTGAAGTCGCCAAAGAGGCCGCCCAGATTATTCTGCTGGACGACAACTTTTCCACGATCACCGCCGCCGTGGAGGAAGGCCGCCGCATCTTTGATAACTTCAAAAAAGCAATTGTTTTTGTTCTGCCTACCAGTTGCGGCGAGGCTTTGATGATACTCGCCGCCGTCGTGCTCGGCGTCGCCATGCCGATTACGCCAGTGCAGATTCTCTGGATAAACATGATCACCGCCGTGACCCTCGCGCTGGCGCTGTCTTTTGAACCAGCGGAACGCAACATCATGGCGCGCCCTCCCCGACGGCCGGGCGAATCGCTGCTCGACCCGCTGCTGCTGTGGCGAGTGCTCAGTGTGTCATTGATCATGGTGCTTGGGTCTTTCGGGTTGTTTGGGTGGACGCAAGCCAATGGCGCCACGCTGGACCACGCCCGTACAATAGCTGTCAATACGCTGGTGATGTTCGAGATTTTTTATCTTTTCAATACGCGTATGCTCATGGAAAACATCACCTCCTGGCGCCAACTAACCAGCAATCGGATGGCGCTGTACTCCGTCGCCGTTCTGCTTCTTTTTCAGCTGCTTTTCACCTATGCCCCGCCAATGCAGAGTCTATTCGGCTCCACCGCATTGTCGCCCTCGGACTGGCTCGCCATCGCCGTCGTAGGCTCCAGTGTCTTTGTCATTACCGAAATTGAAAAATTTGTTATGAGCATCGTTAAAGATCAAAAAAACAGCGATTAG
- a CDS encoding leukocidin family pore-forming toxin, whose product MRTAKLYAQVLTGLCLTAGLAHAGDTIKSYTSTLYQLDDSDARNKRIRLVYTVQNAWNQSHYPEGIKEVKLVLNGGSGFDMTNAPSRQTLYESGTSADYRYTVPTAFQLKVGYQDGSRLRHLSHAPSNTISSAQVSESTDFNLGFTLNEESPSINGGVSWSTRITYNQDEFKTVTDFDQGNEGVTWNIVNQTIKHRTPPKDNLLYAWTYLFWGCGINNLIPTSELPTVMTSDFKPEAVVLYRKYDLNDGVDYTRLKLEANWQKTHYHFARDWCSFHSNFSWKGYHDYSEWTKANRVVSISWKDSLYH is encoded by the coding sequence ATGAGAACCGCAAAGCTGTATGCACAAGTGTTAACCGGGCTGTGTCTCACAGCCGGCCTCGCCCACGCGGGAGACACTATTAAATCTTACACCAGCACTTTGTATCAATTGGACGACAGCGACGCCAGAAACAAGCGTATCCGGCTCGTCTATACCGTACAAAACGCCTGGAATCAGTCTCACTACCCTGAAGGGATCAAGGAAGTGAAACTGGTGCTTAACGGAGGTTCGGGGTTCGATATGACCAACGCGCCTTCCCGTCAGACTCTGTATGAGTCAGGAACCAGCGCGGACTACCGTTACACGGTGCCGACGGCGTTCCAGCTAAAAGTGGGATATCAGGACGGCTCCAGACTGCGCCACCTGAGTCACGCTCCCTCCAACACCATCTCCAGCGCTCAGGTGAGCGAATCAACGGACTTTAACCTGGGCTTCACGCTCAACGAGGAATCGCCAAGTATTAACGGCGGGGTCTCCTGGAGCACACGGATCACCTACAATCAGGACGAGTTCAAGACGGTGACGGATTTTGACCAGGGCAACGAGGGCGTGACCTGGAATATCGTCAACCAGACCATCAAACACCGCACGCCGCCGAAGGATAACCTGCTTTACGCATGGACTTATCTGTTCTGGGGCTGCGGCATCAACAACCTCATCCCGACCAGCGAATTGCCGACGGTGATGACCTCGGACTTCAAACCGGAAGCGGTGGTGCTCTACCGCAAGTATGATTTGAACGACGGCGTCGACTATACCCGCTTGAAGCTGGAAGCAAACTGGCAGAAGACTCATTACCACTTCGCTCGCGACTGGTGCTCTTTCCACTCCAATTTCAGCTGGAAGGGCTACCACGACTATAGCGAGTGGACCAAAGCCAATCGCGTCGTGTCTATCTCATGGAAGGACAGCCTGTACCACTAA
- a CDS encoding DUF2802 domain-containing protein → MNPQFMSGELLVSLCFGLVVAIACFTICRMQAKRIVRLEIEVGQMRDKLNMLSDSGIGVGRKVVSIDQRLKAAELKQKELQTMDVQKVSYNEAARLLSLGAEVEDLVKACGLTRAEADLIKALYSSQSGAQKPARH, encoded by the coding sequence ATGAATCCGCAATTCATGAGTGGGGAGCTGCTTGTGTCCCTGTGTTTCGGGCTGGTTGTCGCCATCGCCTGTTTCACGATATGCCGGATGCAGGCCAAGCGCATTGTACGTCTGGAAATTGAAGTCGGGCAGATGCGGGATAAGCTCAATATGCTCTCCGACAGCGGCATTGGCGTCGGCCGAAAGGTGGTTTCCATTGATCAGCGTCTGAAAGCCGCTGAGCTCAAGCAAAAAGAACTGCAAACCATGGATGTGCAAAAGGTCTCCTACAATGAAGCCGCCCGCCTGTTGTCACTGGGCGCGGAAGTGGAGGATTTGGTGAAAGCCTGCGGTCTGACCCGGGCGGAAGCGGACCTGATCAAGGCGTTGTACTCCAGTCAGAGCGGCGCTCAGAAACCCGCGCGCCACTGA